One part of the Magallana gigas chromosome 5, xbMagGiga1.1, whole genome shotgun sequence genome encodes these proteins:
- the LOC105347941 gene encoding prostate collagen triple helix protein-like, whose product MANFSAVVCLVAMVVGANAFGYVPINVGKYVNGGNNGGNNGGNNGGNNGGGCMPGMNGCSNMNTNGNNVNRMAMMINMMNMMKNSNMMPNPGPTYPMPNPGPTYPMPNPGPTYPMPNPGPTYPMPNPGPTYPMPNPGPTYPMPNPGPTYPMPNPGPTYPMPNPGPTYPMPMKPMMPDYPMPMY is encoded by the exons ATGGCTAACTTTTCTGCTGTTGTCTGTTTGGTCGCCATGGTTGTTGGTGCCAACGCATTTGGATATGTTCCAATTAATGTCGGAAAATACGTCAACGGCGGAAACAATGGGGGAAACAATGGCGGAAATAATGGCGGAAACAATGGCGGCGGGTGCATGCCGGGTATGAATGGATGTAGCAACATGAACACCAATGGGAACAACGTGAACAGGATGGCAATGATGATCAACATGATGAACATGATGAAAAATAGTAACATGATGCCAAATCCTGGACCCACTTATCCGATGCCAAACCCAGGACCCACTTACCCTATGCCAAACCCAGGACCCACTTACCCTATGCCAAATCCAGGGCCAACCTACCCTATGCCAAATCCAGGACCAACCTACCCTATGCCAAATCCAGGACCTACTTATCCAATGCCAAACCCAGGACCTACTTATCCTATGCCAAACCCTGGACCTACTTATCCTATGCCAAACCCTGGGCCTACTTATCCTATGCCCATGAAGCCAATGATGCCTGATTATCCAATGCCAA tgtacTGA